Proteins found in one Flavobacterium channae genomic segment:
- the ftsZ gene encoding cell division protein FtsZ has translation MSEFGNISFDLPKNQSNVIKVIGVGGGGSNAINHMFKQGIKGVDFVVCNTDSQALQNSPVPNKIQLGVSLTEGLGAGANPEVGQQSAIESIAEIEKMLDSNTKMVFITAGMGGGTGTGAAPVIAQLAKERDILTVGIVTIPFQFEGKVRSEQALAGVERLRKQVDSLVVINNNKLREVYGNLGFKAGFSKADEVLSTASRGIAEVITHHYTQNIDLKDAKTVLSNSGTAIMGSATASGSDRAKQAISSALDSPLLNDNKITGAKNVLLLIVSGTDEANEITIDEIGEINDFIQSEAGYNANIIMGVGEEEALGEAISVTVIATGFNIEQQAEIVNTEPKKIIHSLEDEQKIVHELMNKAASNISVNNPIFETPKVEEVKAEIINPVSDEAVEEKIVFTLEEEIEEPKFEIHTPIAPAMDLVPTSELIKNIDVTFEVITPNVAPSFEIITPQIREIEVKDPEFVVATEEVSFSLDLFGTKEEVKDTPIVFDLSAETRNMEVKDPINVVPVTEVNQNGVIKYSLEDYLEKENELVASKPVDVVTEPVDEELNFTMKTNTPKLEDAIQLDNVSPIEMSIEETLKFRAEERKRKMKEFNHKFNNSNAQIDEFERIPAYKRMGFDVTSTPNTASNQSRMSLGTDSNDDIQLRSNNSFLHDNVD, from the coding sequence ATGTCAGAATTTGGAAACATTTCATTTGATTTACCTAAAAACCAATCTAACGTGATTAAAGTAATCGGCGTTGGTGGTGGAGGTAGTAATGCCATTAACCACATGTTTAAACAAGGCATTAAAGGTGTTGATTTTGTAGTTTGTAATACTGATTCTCAGGCATTACAAAATAGTCCTGTACCAAATAAGATTCAGTTAGGTGTTAGCTTAACAGAAGGATTAGGTGCTGGTGCAAATCCTGAAGTAGGACAGCAGTCTGCTATTGAAAGTATTGCGGAAATTGAAAAAATGTTGGATAGTAACACCAAAATGGTTTTCATTACTGCCGGAATGGGTGGTGGAACCGGAACAGGTGCTGCTCCAGTAATTGCTCAATTGGCAAAAGAACGCGATATTTTAACAGTAGGTATTGTTACGATTCCTTTTCAATTTGAAGGAAAAGTTCGCTCTGAGCAAGCGTTAGCTGGAGTAGAACGTTTACGTAAACAAGTAGATTCTTTAGTTGTTATCAATAATAATAAGTTACGTGAAGTATATGGAAACTTAGGTTTCAAAGCTGGTTTCTCAAAAGCAGACGAAGTGTTATCTACTGCTTCTAGAGGAATTGCTGAAGTTATTACGCATCACTATACACAAAATATCGACCTTAAAGATGCTAAAACGGTGTTGTCAAACAGCGGTACGGCTATCATGGGTTCTGCAACGGCTTCTGGTTCTGATAGAGCTAAACAAGCGATTTCTAGTGCGTTAGATTCTCCTTTATTAAATGATAATAAAATTACAGGTGCTAAAAATGTATTATTATTAATCGTTTCTGGTACTGATGAAGCTAACGAAATCACAATTGATGAAATTGGAGAAATCAACGATTTTATTCAATCGGAAGCAGGTTACAATGCTAACATCATCATGGGAGTTGGTGAAGAAGAAGCTTTAGGAGAAGCTATCTCTGTAACTGTTATTGCTACTGGATTTAATATCGAGCAACAAGCGGAGATTGTTAATACGGAACCAAAGAAAATTATTCATTCATTAGAAGATGAGCAAAAAATTGTTCATGAATTAATGAATAAAGCAGCTTCAAATATCTCAGTTAACAATCCTATTTTTGAAACTCCAAAAGTAGAAGAAGTTAAAGCAGAAATTATTAATCCTGTTAGTGATGAAGCAGTTGAAGAGAAAATTGTTTTCACTTTAGAAGAGGAAATCGAAGAGCCAAAGTTTGAAATTCATACACCAATTGCTCCAGCAATGGATTTGGTTCCAACTTCTGAATTGATTAAAAATATCGATGTTACGTTTGAAGTAATTACACCAAATGTAGCGCCATCATTCGAAATCATTACTCCTCAAATCAGAGAAATCGAAGTAAAAGATCCTGAATTTGTAGTAGCAACAGAAGAAGTAAGTTTTTCATTAGATTTATTTGGAACTAAAGAAGAAGTAAAAGATACTCCAATTGTTTTCGATTTATCTGCAGAAACACGCAACATGGAAGTTAAAGATCCAATCAACGTAGTTCCTGTTACAGAAGTAAACCAAAACGGTGTTATCAAATACTCTTTAGAAGACTATTTAGAAAAAGAAAACGAATTAGTAGCTTCAAAACCAGTTGATGTAGTAACTGAACCAGTAGACGAGGAGTTGAATTTCACAATGAAAACAAATACTCCAAAATTAGAAGATGCAATTCAGTTGGACAATGTTTCTCCTATAGAAATGTCAATTGAAGAAACGTTGAAATTCAGAGCTGAAGAGCGTAAAAGAAAAATGAAAGAATTCAATCATAAATTCAATAATAGCAATGCGCAAATTGATGAGTTTGAGAGAATTCCTGCTTATAAAAGAATGGGATTTGATGTAACTTCTACACCAAATACTGCTAGTAATCAATCTAGAATGTCATTAGGAACAGATAGCAACGACGATATCCAATTGCGTTCAAACAATTCTTTCCTACACGATAATGTGGATTAA
- the xrtF gene encoding exosortase family protein XrtF — translation MLKIHLLKNTFNQYKPFFAFLIKFLLFYVVFTFFYKMYLNQYDVTKNEVDCFTEIVANQTKQFMMIFTDDVKSIKHDLEPSLKILYNNKYVARVIEGCNAVSVMILFAAFIFAFSTSWKKTLLYIVSGVVLIHVLNIIRIALLSFALYYYPEYEEILHGTIFPLFIYGVVFILWILWVTKFSGYVKKTA, via the coding sequence TTGTTAAAAATCCATCTTTTGAAAAACACATTTAATCAATACAAACCATTTTTTGCTTTTTTAATAAAGTTTTTACTTTTCTATGTTGTATTCACTTTTTTTTACAAAATGTATTTGAATCAATATGATGTAACAAAAAATGAAGTGGATTGTTTTACCGAAATTGTTGCAAATCAAACGAAACAATTCATGATGATTTTTACGGATGATGTAAAGTCTATCAAGCATGATTTGGAACCTTCTTTAAAAATATTGTACAATAATAAATATGTAGCAAGAGTTATAGAAGGTTGCAATGCAGTAAGCGTTATGATATTGTTTGCGGCTTTTATCTTTGCATTTTCGACAAGTTGGAAAAAAACTTTGTTATACATCGTATCAGGTGTCGTATTGATTCATGTTTTAAATATCATTAGAATTGCGTTGTTGTCTTTTGCATTGTATTACTATCCAGAATATGAAGAAATTTTGCATGGCACTATTTTTCCACTTTTTATTTATGGAGTTGTGTTTATATTGTGGATTTTATGGGTAACCAAATTTTCGGGCTATGTTAAAAAAACTGCTTAA
- a CDS encoding restriction endonuclease has product MKVTKFSGELVHYDRQKLINSLRKSGANQTLAEKIVSEIESEMYEGIPSKKIYKKAFQLLKNCSNVHAARYNLRTALLGLGPAGFFFEKFIAKLMQDQGFHTKVNETLQGKCISHEIDVLLFKNEEVTMIECKFHSDQDAKSDVKVPMYILSRFNDIKEKQYNLFSEKRQISKCLIVTNSRFTSDAVQFGTCSGLNLLSWDYPQKKGIRELIDLLRVYPITCLTTLTKAEKEHLLILDCITIKDLVQNTDILKAIELSHNRIKNVIKEANQLLN; this is encoded by the coding sequence ATGAAAGTCACTAAGTTTTCTGGTGAATTAGTTCATTATGATAGACAAAAATTAATCAATTCACTCCGAAAATCAGGAGCGAATCAGACATTGGCAGAAAAGATTGTTAGTGAAATTGAAAGCGAAATGTATGAAGGTATTCCTTCAAAGAAAATTTATAAAAAGGCATTTCAATTACTTAAAAATTGTTCAAATGTTCATGCTGCTCGATACAATTTAAGAACTGCATTACTTGGTTTAGGTCCTGCCGGATTTTTCTTTGAGAAGTTTATAGCAAAGTTGATGCAAGATCAGGGTTTTCATACCAAAGTGAATGAAACCCTACAAGGGAAATGTATTTCTCATGAGATAGATGTTTTGCTCTTTAAAAATGAAGAAGTAACCATGATTGAATGTAAATTTCATTCTGATCAAGATGCGAAAAGCGATGTTAAGGTGCCGATGTATATTTTGTCTCGCTTTAACGATATTAAGGAAAAGCAATACAATCTTTTTTCCGAGAAAAGACAAATTTCAAAATGTTTAATAGTAACAAATAGCAGGTTTACTTCAGATGCTGTTCAGTTTGGTACTTGTTCAGGGTTGAATCTTCTGAGCTGGGATTATCCTCAAAAAAAAGGAATTAGAGAGTTAATCGATTTGTTAAGAGTTTACCCAATTACGTGTTTAACCACGCTCACAAAAGCTGAAAAAGAACATTTACTTATTTTAGATTGCATTACTATAAAAGATTTGGTTCAAAATACAGATATTTTAAAAGCGATTGAATTGAGTCATAATAGAATTAAAAATGTCATAAAAGAGGCGAACCAATTGTTGAACTAA
- the rpsO gene encoding 30S ribosomal protein S15 produces the protein MYLTKETKAEIFAKHGGKAENTGSAEGQIALFTFRISHLTEHLKKNRHDYNTERSLVLLVGKRRSLLDYLKKKDINRYREIIKELNIRK, from the coding sequence ATGTACTTGACAAAAGAAACTAAAGCTGAAATCTTCGCTAAACACGGAGGAAAAGCTGAAAACACTGGATCTGCTGAAGGGCAAATCGCATTATTTACATTTAGAATTTCTCACTTAACTGAGCACTTGAAAAAAAATCGTCACGATTATAACACTGAGCGTTCATTAGTTCTTTTAGTAGGTAAAAGAAGAAGTCTTCTTGACTACTTAAAAAAGAAAGATATCAACAGATATCGTGAAATTATTAAAGAATTGAATATTAGAAAATAA
- a CDS encoding exosortase F system-associated membrane protein gives MLKKLLKDRKSIFFIVLALVGLILIRAFEDDLFYDPFLAFFKTDYQNKPLPDLNQSLLFLNLFLRYLLNTVFSLMMIKFLFNEKQLVAFSGYLFLVLFVVLITIFFGLLHFSNQPDYLILFYIRRFLIQPLFLVLFIPAFYYQKLSR, from the coding sequence ATGTTAAAAAAACTGCTTAAAGATAGAAAGAGCATTTTTTTTATAGTTTTAGCCTTAGTAGGGTTAATTCTAATAAGAGCATTTGAAGACGATTTGTTCTATGATCCTTTTTTGGCTTTTTTTAAAACAGATTACCAGAACAAACCATTACCCGATTTAAATCAGAGTTTGCTGTTTTTAAATTTGTTTCTACGATATCTTTTAAATACAGTTTTTTCATTGATGATGATTAAATTCTTATTCAACGAAAAGCAATTGGTAGCTTTTTCAGGATATTTGTTTTTAGTGCTTTTCGTAGTTTTAATTACTATATTTTTTGGATTACTTCATTTTTCAAATCAGCCTGATTATTTGATTTTGTTCTATATCAGACGATTTTTAATCCAACCACTTTTTTTGGTTTTATTTATTCCAGCGTTTTATTATCAGAAATTATCTCGTTAA
- a CDS encoding zinc-dependent peptidase, producing the protein MQTPPIEHELFLADYIAMFVVVAPFAAIFFAFAFYVTEIVYLRNYKKPLVVFANVNFLNLSDSRKHILTSNFQFYNRLKPKYKRYFEHRVAKLIYHYNFEGRDIEVTEEMKVTISATYVMLTFGMREYLNPLFKRIVIYPDIYYSSQNDNYHKGEFNSRMECIVFSWKHFKEGIDITNDNLNLGLHEFTHAFHIYALKSDKTTFVLFNESLQNLFRVVSKPEVKHRLVESGFLRDYAYENQFEFVAVLLEYFFESPEEFKQKFPSIFLKVKHMINFNEKYFISE; encoded by the coding sequence ATGCAAACGCCACCTATAGAACACGAATTGTTTTTAGCAGATTATATTGCAATGTTTGTAGTTGTTGCTCCGTTTGCAGCAATCTTTTTTGCATTTGCATTCTATGTAACTGAGATTGTGTATTTACGAAATTACAAAAAGCCATTAGTTGTATTTGCTAATGTAAATTTTTTAAACTTAAGCGATTCTCGAAAGCATATTTTAACCTCTAATTTTCAATTTTACAATCGATTAAAACCTAAATACAAGCGTTATTTTGAACACCGAGTAGCTAAGTTAATTTATCATTATAATTTTGAAGGAAGAGATATTGAAGTTACAGAAGAAATGAAAGTAACTATTTCTGCAACTTATGTGATGTTAACCTTTGGAATGCGTGAATATTTGAATCCGCTTTTTAAAAGAATTGTCATTTATCCAGATATTTACTATTCGTCTCAAAATGATAATTACCATAAAGGAGAATTCAATTCGAGAATGGAATGTATTGTTTTTTCGTGGAAACATTTTAAAGAAGGAATTGATATTACAAATGATAATCTGAATTTAGGATTGCATGAGTTTACCCACGCTTTTCATATTTATGCCTTAAAAAGTGATAAAACAACTTTTGTATTATTTAATGAATCACTTCAAAATTTATTTCGTGTGGTCTCAAAACCTGAAGTAAAACATCGTTTAGTTGAATCTGGATTTTTACGTGATTATGCTTACGAAAACCAATTTGAATTTGTAGCAGTATTGTTAGAATATTTCTTTGAATCTCCAGAAGAATTTAAACAAAAATTTCCTTCTATCTTTTTGAAAGTGAAGCATATGATTAATTTTAATGAAAAATATTTCATTTCAGAATAG
- a CDS encoding sigma-70 family RNA polymerase sigma factor encodes MRQLKITKQVTNRETASLDKYLQEIGKVDLITADEEVELAQRIKAGDQRALEKLTKANLRFVVSVAKQYQNQGLTLPDLINEGNLGLIKAAQRFDETRGFKFISYAVWWIRQSILQALAEQSRIVRLPLNKIGSINKINKMYALLEQSQERAPSAEEIAKELDMTVNDVKESMKNSGRHLSMDAPLVEGEDSNLYDVLRSGESPNPDRELIHESLQTEIERALETLTPREADVVRLYFGLGDQHPMTLEEIGETFDLTRERVRQIKEKAIRRLKHTSRSKILKTYLG; translated from the coding sequence ATGAGACAGCTTAAAATCACCAAGCAGGTTACCAATCGTGAAACTGCTTCCTTAGACAAATACCTACAAGAAATTGGAAAAGTTGACCTTATAACTGCTGACGAAGAAGTAGAATTAGCACAAAGAATTAAAGCCGGAGATCAAAGAGCTTTAGAGAAATTAACAAAAGCTAATTTACGTTTCGTAGTTTCAGTAGCAAAACAATACCAAAATCAAGGACTAACCCTACCTGATTTAATTAACGAAGGAAATTTAGGATTAATTAAAGCCGCTCAACGTTTCGACGAAACTCGTGGATTTAAATTTATTTCATACGCCGTTTGGTGGATTCGTCAATCTATCTTACAAGCTTTAGCAGAACAATCGCGTATCGTACGTTTACCATTAAACAAAATTGGTTCTATCAACAAAATCAATAAAATGTACGCGTTATTAGAGCAATCACAAGAACGTGCTCCATCTGCTGAAGAAATTGCCAAAGAATTAGACATGACAGTTAATGACGTTAAAGAGTCAATGAAAAACTCTGGTCGTCATTTATCTATGGATGCTCCTTTAGTTGAAGGTGAAGATTCAAACTTATACGACGTTTTACGCTCAGGTGAATCTCCAAATCCAGATAGAGAATTAATCCATGAATCGTTACAAACTGAAATTGAAAGAGCATTAGAAACATTAACTCCAAGAGAGGCTGATGTTGTTCGTTTGTATTTTGGTTTAGGTGACCAACACCCAATGACTCTAGAAGAAATTGGAGAAACTTTCGATTTAACTCGTGAGCGTGTACGTCAGATTAAAGAAAAAGCAATTAGAAGATTAAAACATACTTCTAGAAGTAAAATATTAAAAACATATTTAGGATAA
- a CDS encoding polyribonucleotide nucleotidyltransferase produces the protein MIPKVFQEVIDLGDGRNISIETGKLAKQADGSVVVRMGDAMLLATAVSARTANPGVDFLPLTVDYREKFAAAGRFPGGFFKREARPSDSEVLTMRLVDRVLRPLFPDDYHAETQVMIQLMSHDDNVMPDALAGLAASAALAVSDIPFYNLISEVRVARVNGKFVINPSREELEQSDIDMMIGASKDSVAMVEGEMKEISEAEMVEAIKFAHEAIKIQIEAQERLRAAVGSPAYREYEPEKEDESVYAKVKTASYDKYYAIAQEASAKSERGEKFAVVKEEVKALFTEEEYAENSDLAELVSKYNYKVQKTAVRNVILEKGIRLDGRKTTDIRPIWCEVDYLPSVHGSSLFTRGETQALATVTLGTSREANVIDSPSEQGEEKFYLHYNFPPFSTGEAKPLRGTSRREVGHGNLAQRALKNMIPADCPYTIRVVSEVLESNGSSSMATVCAGTMALMDSGVQMVKPVSGIAMGLITDGEKFAVLSDILGDEDHLGDMDFKVTGTADGITACQMDIKIDGLRYDIMEQALGQARDGRMHILGKITETIAQPRAEVKPKAPKIITRTIPGNFIGALIGPGGKVIQELQKATGTTIVINEVDEQGVVEILGTNQEGIDAVLAKIDSIVFKPEMGEAYEVKVVKMLDFGAVVEYTKAPGNEVLLHVSELAWERTENVADVVKMGDVFMVKYLGVDPKTKKEKVSKKALLPRPPREEKPTEKKDKPQG, from the coding sequence ATGATTCCAAAAGTATTCCAAGAAGTTATCGATTTAGGTGACGGAAGAAACATCTCAATCGAAACTGGGAAATTAGCCAAACAAGCAGATGGATCTGTTGTTGTTCGTATGGGCGACGCTATGTTACTAGCAACAGCAGTATCTGCAAGAACTGCAAATCCTGGAGTTGATTTTTTACCGTTAACAGTAGATTATCGTGAAAAATTTGCCGCTGCAGGTCGTTTTCCTGGAGGTTTCTTCAAAAGAGAAGCGCGTCCAAGTGATAGCGAAGTTTTAACAATGAGATTAGTTGATCGCGTATTGCGTCCACTATTCCCAGACGATTACCATGCTGAAACGCAAGTTATGATTCAATTAATGAGTCACGACGACAATGTTATGCCTGATGCTTTAGCTGGTTTAGCTGCTTCTGCTGCATTAGCAGTTTCTGACATTCCATTTTACAATTTAATTTCTGAAGTACGTGTTGCACGTGTTAATGGAAAATTTGTAATTAACCCAAGCAGAGAAGAATTAGAACAATCTGACATCGATATGATGATTGGTGCTTCTAAAGATTCTGTTGCCATGGTTGAAGGTGAAATGAAAGAAATTTCAGAAGCTGAAATGGTTGAAGCAATTAAATTTGCTCACGAGGCTATCAAAATCCAAATTGAAGCTCAAGAAAGACTAAGAGCTGCAGTTGGTTCACCAGCTTACAGAGAATATGAGCCAGAAAAAGAAGACGAAAGCGTTTATGCAAAAGTAAAAACTGCTTCTTACGATAAATATTATGCAATTGCTCAAGAAGCTTCTGCAAAAAGCGAAAGAGGAGAAAAATTTGCTGTAGTTAAAGAAGAAGTTAAAGCATTATTCACAGAAGAAGAATATGCAGAAAATTCAGATTTAGCAGAATTGGTAAGCAAATACAACTATAAAGTTCAAAAAACAGCTGTTCGTAACGTAATTTTAGAAAAAGGAATTCGTTTAGACGGAAGAAAAACAACTGATATTCGTCCAATTTGGTGTGAAGTTGATTATTTACCATCTGTACACGGTTCATCACTTTTCACTCGTGGAGAAACTCAAGCTTTAGCAACTGTAACTTTAGGAACTTCTAGAGAAGCAAACGTAATTGATTCTCCATCAGAACAAGGTGAAGAGAAATTCTATTTACACTATAACTTCCCTCCTTTCTCTACAGGTGAAGCAAAACCTTTAAGAGGAACTTCAAGAAGAGAAGTTGGACATGGTAACTTAGCACAACGTGCATTAAAAAATATGATTCCTGCAGATTGTCCTTATACAATTCGTGTAGTTTCAGAAGTATTAGAATCTAATGGTTCTTCTTCTATGGCTACCGTTTGTGCTGGAACAATGGCATTAATGGATTCAGGAGTTCAAATGGTAAAACCAGTTTCTGGTATTGCAATGGGATTAATTACAGATGGAGAAAAATTCGCTGTATTGTCAGACATCTTAGGTGACGAAGATCACTTAGGAGATATGGACTTCAAAGTAACTGGAACTGCAGATGGTATTACTGCTTGTCAGATGGATATCAAAATCGACGGTTTACGTTACGATATTATGGAGCAAGCGTTAGGACAAGCAAGAGATGGTCGTATGCATATTTTAGGTAAAATCACTGAAACTATTGCACAACCAAGAGCAGAAGTTAAACCTAAAGCTCCAAAAATTATCACAAGAACAATTCCTGGAAACTTTATTGGTGCATTAATTGGTCCTGGTGGAAAAGTAATTCAAGAATTACAAAAAGCTACTGGAACAACAATTGTTATTAATGAAGTAGACGAACAAGGTGTTGTTGAAATTTTAGGAACAAATCAAGAAGGAATCGATGCAGTATTAGCAAAAATTGATTCTATCGTTTTCAAACCAGAAATGGGAGAAGCTTACGAAGTAAAAGTAGTTAAAATGTTAGATTTTGGTGCAGTTGTAGAATATACTAAAGCTCCAGGAAACGAAGTTTTATTACACGTATCTGAGTTGGCTTGGGAAAGAACAGAAAACGTAGCTGACGTTGTTAAAATGGGAGATGTTTTCATGGTTAAATATTTAGGAGTTGATCCTAAAACTAAAAAGGAAAAAGTATCTAAAAAAGCACTTTTACCTAGACCTCCTAGAGAAGAAAAACCAACTGAGAAAAAAGATAAACCTCAAGGTTAA
- a CDS encoding CBS domain-containing protein, producing the protein MKQKVPVSTIMTKNVVKLNLSDDLTKAEMLFKKHHIRHIPVVYSNKIVGMLSYTDLLRISFADAIDDEDDVDTTVYNMFTVEQVMAKKLVSIAPDATIKEAAQILATKEFHALPVCEGDLLVGIITTTDLIKYLIDQY; encoded by the coding sequence ATGAAACAAAAGGTTCCTGTGTCAACAATAATGACAAAAAACGTAGTAAAGTTAAATTTATCAGATGATTTAACTAAAGCCGAAATGCTATTTAAAAAGCATCACATACGACACATTCCTGTTGTTTATAGTAACAAAATTGTAGGGATGTTAAGTTATACCGATCTTTTACGAATCTCTTTTGCTGATGCAATTGATGACGAGGATGATGTAGATACAACAGTTTATAATATGTTTACGGTAGAACAAGTTATGGCAAAAAAATTGGTTTCTATAGCACCAGATGCCACTATTAAAGAAGCGGCACAAATTTTAGCCACAAAAGAGTTTCATGCTTTGCCTGTATGTGAAGGAGATTTACTTGTAGGTATTATAACTACAACCGATTTAATAAAATACTTAATTGATCAATATTAA
- a CDS encoding GAF domain-containing protein gives MTFEELKPIVSGIISKENNTRDEKLKEICQLLSDNISYYNWVGFYFANHETRTLHLGPYVGAETDHTVIPFGKGICGQVAESNANFVVPDVKAQDNYIACSFTVKSEIVVPLFVNGNNIGQIDIDSHVIDPFTEADERFLEFVNEEVAKLF, from the coding sequence ATGACATTTGAAGAATTAAAACCTATTGTTTCTGGAATCATTTCGAAAGAAAATAATACGCGAGATGAAAAATTGAAAGAAATTTGTCAATTATTGAGTGACAACATAAGCTATTACAATTGGGTTGGTTTTTATTTCGCTAATCATGAAACAAGAACATTGCATTTAGGTCCATATGTAGGAGCAGAAACAGATCATACTGTAATTCCATTTGGAAAAGGGATTTGCGGACAAGTTGCAGAATCGAATGCTAATTTTGTGGTTCCAGATGTAAAAGCGCAGGACAATTACATTGCTTGTAGCTTTACAGTAAAATCAGAAATTGTAGTTCCTTTGTTTGTAAACGGAAATAATATTGGTCAAATCGACATCGATTCTCATGTTATTGACCCTTTCACAGAAGCCGACGAACGCTTTTTAGAGTTTGTAAATGAAGAAGTTGCAAAGTTATTCTAA
- the rpe gene encoding ribulose-phosphate 3-epimerase has product MKNTLIAPSVLAADFANLQRDIEMINSSEADWFHIDIMDGVFVPNISFGMPVLDAINKHAKKTIDVHLMIVDPDRYIATFKKLGADVLTVHYEACTHLHRTLQAIKAEGMKAGVALNPHTNVDLLEDIIQDIDLVCIMSVNPGFGGQSFIENTYSKVEKLKALINRKNASTLIEIDGGVTNKNAKQLADAGADVLVAGSYVFGAQDPIATITDLKVITK; this is encoded by the coding sequence ATGAAAAATACACTTATTGCTCCATCAGTTCTTGCAGCTGATTTTGCTAATTTACAACGCGATATCGAAATGATTAATTCAAGTGAGGCTGATTGGTTTCACATTGACATTATGGATGGCGTTTTTGTTCCTAATATTTCTTTTGGAATGCCAGTTTTAGATGCTATCAACAAACACGCAAAAAAAACAATTGATGTACATTTAATGATTGTTGATCCAGATCGATATATTGCTACGTTTAAAAAACTTGGTGCAGATGTACTTACTGTTCATTACGAAGCATGTACTCATTTACACCGAACACTTCAAGCTATAAAAGCTGAAGGAATGAAAGCGGGAGTTGCATTAAATCCTCACACAAATGTAGATTTACTAGAAGATATCATCCAAGATATTGATTTAGTTTGCATAATGAGTGTTAATCCAGGATTTGGAGGACAATCTTTCATAGAAAACACTTATTCTAAAGTTGAAAAACTAAAAGCTTTAATCAACAGAAAAAATGCTTCAACACTAATTGAAATTGATGGTGGCGTAACCAACAAGAATGCTAAACAATTAGCCGACGCTGGCGCTGATGTATTAGTTGCCGGAAGTTATGTTTTCGGCGCTCAAGATCCAATTGCAACGATTACAGATTTAAAAGTAATAACAAAATAA
- a CDS encoding GatB/YqeY domain-containing protein — protein MSLEVKIMDQMKEAMKAKDSVALEALRAIKSAIILAKTEAGATDTLTEDQEVKMLQRLVKMRKDSAEIFTKQNRPDLAEPELAQIAVIEKFLPAQLSEAEVEAIIAKIISETGASGIASMGKVMGLATTQIGGQAEGKVISGIVKKLLV, from the coding sequence ATGAGTTTAGAAGTAAAAATCATGGATCAAATGAAAGAAGCCATGAAAGCAAAAGATAGCGTTGCATTAGAAGCGTTAAGAGCAATTAAATCGGCAATTATTTTGGCTAAAACAGAAGCTGGAGCAACAGATACATTAACTGAAGATCAAGAAGTAAAAATGTTACAGCGTTTGGTTAAAATGCGTAAGGATAGTGCGGAAATTTTCACAAAACAAAACCGTCCTGATTTAGCAGAACCAGAATTGGCTCAAATTGCAGTTATCGAAAAATTCTTACCAGCTCAATTGTCAGAAGCAGAAGTAGAAGCAATTATTGCTAAAATTATTTCAGAAACTGGCGCTTCAGGAATCGCTTCAATGGGTAAAGTTATGGGATTAGCTACTACTCAAATTGGAGGTCAAGCTGAAGGAAAAGTAATTTCTGGAATTGTAAAGAAATTATTAGTTTAA